A stretch of DNA from Vicinamibacteria bacterium:
CGAGATCGTGTGAGGGAAGTCGGAGCCCCACACGATCTGGTCGTAACCGATTTCGGGAATCGCCGCGACGCCGGCCTTTTCGTCGATGAGCCCGTGCCAGACTCGGGTCTGCAGATATTCGCTCGCCTTCATCTCGAGCGACGGCAGCTCGAGCCGATTCGAGTAGACGCCCTGAATCATGTCGATGCGGCGCATGAAGTGCGGAATCCAGGAAAGCTCGAGCTCGGCGGTCACGATCTTGAGTCGAGGGAATCGATCGAGGATTGTCCCAAAGATGAAATCGTTCGCGAGGACGTGGGGAATCTCTTCCCATGTCGCGAGAAACATGTTGGGTCCCTCTTCCCATTCCGATTTCGTGTGGCAGGCCATCGGATCGGGAACACGGCCGGTGACGATATGGAGTGTTACCGGAAGGCCCGTTTCTTCTACACGGGCCCAGAATGGATCGTAGCTCGGATCTCGATAGGGTGGACTGCCTTCGGGC
This window harbors:
- a CDS encoding amidohydrolase family protein yields the protein PEGSPPYRDPSYDPFWARVEETGLPVTLHIVTGRVPDPMACHTKSEWEEGPNMFLATWEEIPHVLANDFIFGTILDRFPRLKIVTAELELSWIPHFMRRIDMIQGVYSNRLELPSLEMKASEYLQTRVWHGLIDEKAGVAAIPEIGYDQIVWGSDFPHTISVGVETEHAVNELFGELGSEERTKLVAENAAALFQLT